The following proteins come from a genomic window of Bradyrhizobium paxllaeri:
- a CDS encoding BA14K family protein — protein MGHSVRQRITRVLAAGALLFMYAFGMVATTGAFVAAGVSPAFAQRGWGRGRGGGWGRGRGSGVGAAVGIGVGAAIIGGAIAASAAEQQRRDAISYCMQRYRSFDPNSMTYLGRDGLRRPCP, from the coding sequence ATGGGCCATTCCGTACGCCAGCGCATCACACGCGTATTGGCGGCCGGTGCCCTGCTATTCATGTACGCGTTCGGCATGGTTGCCACGACCGGCGCCTTTGTTGCAGCGGGCGTCTCTCCGGCCTTCGCACAGCGCGGCTGGGGTCGAGGCCGGGGCGGCGGTTGGGGACGCGGTCGAGGTAGCGGTGTCGGCGCCGCAGTCGGCATCGGCGTCGGCGCGGCCATCATCGGCGGCGCGATCGCGGCGAGCGCCGCCGAGCAGCAGCGGCGCGATGCCATCAGCTATTGCATGCAGCGCTACCGTTCGTTCGATCCCAATAGCATGACCTATCTGGGCCGCGACGGCCTCCGCCGTCCCTGCCCGTAA
- a CDS encoding glutamate synthase subunit beta, with the protein MGKITGFLEIDRHDRKYTPVEERLKHYREFVIPLSEKDTREQAARCMNCGIPYCHGTGSVAPGTPGCPVNNQIPDFNDLVYQDNWEEASRNLHSTNNFPEFTGRICPAPCEASCTLNIDDNPVTIKTIECAIVDRAWDNGWLKPEVAPEKTGKKVAIVGSGPAGLAAAQQLARAGHDVHVYEKFAKAGGLLRYGIPDFKMEKHVIDRRVAQMEAEGVTFHYGVHVGGTSEGAIDPRELLNQYDAVALTGGAEAGRDLPIPGRELDGIHFAMDFLPQQNRRVSSEPLGAVRDILAGGKHVVVIGGGDTGSDCIGTSFRQGAKSVTQLEIMPAPPEHENKGVTWPNWPLKMRTSSSQAEGAVREFAVLTQKFSGVDGKVQKLHCVKVDDKFKPLPGTEFELDAQLVLLAMGFVHPVHEGMLKTLGVDLDQRGNVRANLTDYKTSLPNVFSAGDMRRGQSLVVWAIREGRLCARAIDQYLMGSTTLPR; encoded by the coding sequence ATGGGTAAGATCACAGGTTTTCTCGAGATCGACCGGCACGACCGCAAGTACACGCCGGTCGAAGAGCGGCTGAAGCACTATCGCGAATTCGTCATTCCCCTGAGCGAGAAGGACACCCGCGAGCAGGCCGCGCGCTGCATGAACTGCGGCATTCCCTATTGCCACGGCACCGGTTCGGTGGCGCCGGGCACGCCGGGCTGCCCGGTCAACAACCAGATCCCCGACTTCAACGACCTCGTCTATCAGGACAACTGGGAAGAGGCCTCGCGCAACCTGCACTCGACCAACAATTTCCCGGAGTTCACCGGCCGCATCTGCCCTGCGCCGTGCGAGGCGTCCTGCACGCTCAACATCGATGACAACCCGGTCACCATCAAGACCATCGAATGCGCCATCGTCGACCGTGCCTGGGACAATGGCTGGCTGAAGCCGGAAGTCGCGCCGGAAAAGACCGGCAAGAAGGTCGCGATCGTCGGCTCCGGCCCCGCCGGCCTTGCGGCCGCGCAGCAGCTCGCGCGCGCCGGCCATGACGTTCATGTCTACGAGAAGTTCGCCAAGGCCGGTGGATTGCTTCGTTACGGCATTCCCGACTTCAAGATGGAAAAGCACGTCATCGACCGCCGCGTGGCGCAGATGGAGGCCGAGGGCGTGACGTTCCATTACGGCGTCCATGTCGGCGGCACTTCCGAAGGCGCGATCGATCCACGCGAACTGCTCAACCAGTATGACGCCGTAGCGCTGACCGGCGGCGCCGAAGCCGGCCGCGATCTGCCGATTCCCGGGCGCGAGCTCGACGGCATCCACTTTGCGATGGATTTCCTGCCGCAGCAGAACCGCCGCGTTTCCTCCGAACCGCTCGGCGCTGTCAGGGATATCCTGGCCGGCGGCAAGCATGTCGTCGTGATCGGCGGCGGCGACACCGGCTCGGACTGCATCGGAACGTCATTCCGGCAGGGCGCCAAGTCCGTGACGCAACTCGAGATCATGCCGGCGCCGCCCGAGCATGAGAACAAGGGCGTGACCTGGCCGAACTGGCCGTTGAAGATGCGGACTTCGTCGAGCCAGGCCGAAGGCGCCGTGCGCGAATTCGCCGTGCTGACGCAAAAATTCTCCGGCGTCGACGGCAAGGTGCAGAAGCTGCACTGCGTGAAGGTCGACGACAAGTTCAAGCCGCTGCCCGGCACCGAATTCGAGCTCGATGCACAGCTCGTGCTGCTGGCCATGGGCTTCGTGCACCCCGTGCACGAAGGCATGCTGAAGACGCTCGGCGTCGACCTCGATCAGCGCGGCAACGTCCGTGCCAATCTGACCGATTACAAGACCTCGCTGCCCAACGTCTTCTCCGCCGGCGACATGCGCCGCGGCCAGTCGCTGGTGGTCTGGGCGATCCGCGAGGGTCGCCTGTGTGCGCGGGCGATCGATCAGTATCTGATGGGGTCGACGACGCTGCCGCGGTAA